A genomic stretch from Setaria italica strain Yugu1 chromosome VII, Setaria_italica_v2.0, whole genome shotgun sequence includes:
- the LOC101753882 gene encoding uncharacterized protein LOC101753882 codes for MSQILLRRLSAHSHVIRGHGCRGLSSAVYGGGGERRRASALPPQDEENRAVRVSVWWDFENCNIPTGVNVCRVAPRVSAALRAAGIRGPLSITAFGDVLQLARSSQEALAATGVSISHVPRSGKNSSDRSFMADLVYWIAQNPPPVHFFLISGDRDFANLLHRLRMSNYNVLLACPSCATSSVLCSAATVMWPWDALVKGEDFLPKRFNHPPDGLHGSWYGHYKGALDDPFLEKESKEPIKVPSDSEHCSVRSDTKHGSIPKYVTNAILEALHPYPQGTSLSHLRDLLLRNSILTGTDFFGHKKFSYLLQSMPDIVELVDPPPGENQPRVILVNKRVLKPGDGSCKTLSSAQCNVRDNNLTRTPQNDKKHPSLMSTPEVNSKPLSSSQSIDRTRSFTENVNENPPTFSVSSSPLVVLSEDKKKYQTADASAQTESPTKHTEVDERVTPGTPSSSEAANAVNKDGLLKRIWILWNGPENAKSEVSQNCESASAEVVDDLRMPLQEHNADNCIETSRRIHKTSSKDDLSNGTNSTAAVSANLSISSGDDNSEKIKRDPSILENPEPCSRPASVSTGKAGEKDSSEKNKGIFSWASRWWTFGKSGADNSRTDRNVADEPTDSIEEFESSNASTCGREQQVVNEVFAKAHLWDVLEQQLSKPLGSEVVLKAKTREELAQGLQKLGCWPLKGLFEKDLHHLVHLLISEKKWIEETTSRIFPFRLTLPHRRTCVPSNSSKSAALSSIFIKGRPQKGKYVDDNSKKSKPLTREEILSDCHKVLKELVSQHKYGFNISIFKLRFAQKHGYELDHHKLGYPDLASLLQIMPGARIKFPRVLPAENGNGLPGSKGSGNKNNGDDLTWEELGPVSATTETAAAEVDKEMCYRPPTPSDDEFSDSDNQTDQHPRTNAEQSSLLQIIDSWNSSKDDVCCKRPQDIDGLVDCSKSNPDHLDNLAAGNEQRSTRLSRKQYSFVSDSEEDKEKDKLVESVLGSLQKAQGSKLRN; via the exons ATGTCCCAGATCCTCCTCCGACGCCTCTCTGCACACTCCCACGTCATCCGCGGCCACGGGTGCCGCGGCCTCAGCTCCGCAgtctacggcggcggcggcgagaggcggCGGGCCTCGGCTCTGCCGCCGCAGGATGAGGAGAACCGGGCGGTGCGGGTGTCGGTGTGGTGGGACTTCGAGAACTGCAACATCCCCACCGGCGTCAACGTCTGCCGCGTCGCCCCGCGCGTgtccgccgccctccgcgccgcgGGCATCCGCGGGCCGCTCTCCATCACCGCCTTCGGCGACGTGCTGCAGCTCGCGCGGTCCTCGCAGGAGGCGCTCGCCGCTACGGGGGTCTCCATCTCCCACGTCCCACGCA GTGGGAAGAATAGTTCTGACCGTTCCTTTATGGCTGATCTTGTCTACTGGATTGCTCAGAACCCTCCACCAGTTCATTTTTTCCTTATATCTGGGGATAGAGATTTTGCAAACCTCTTGCATCGTTTGCGAATGAGCAACTACAATGTACTGCTTGCTTGTCCTAGTTGCGCTACCAGTAGTGTACTGTGCAGTGCAGCAACAGTTATGTGGCCTTGGGATGCCTTAGTTAAAGGGGAGGATTTCTTACCAAAACGTTTTAATCACCCACCGGATGGTTTACATGGATCTTGGTATGGTCACTACAAAGGAGCCCTGGATGATCCCTTCCTGGAGAAGGAATCAAAGGAACCCATCAAGGTACCATCTGATTCCGAGCATTGTTCAGTACGATCTGATACCAAGCATGGCTCAATCCCCAAATATGTAACCAATGCAATTCTGGAGGCACTACACCCATATCCTCAAGGGACGAGCCTCTCACATCTCCGAGATCTTCTTCTGAGGAACAGCATTCTTACAGGTACAGATTTCTTTGGCCACAAGAAATTCTCTTACCTTCTTCAATCAATGCCAGATATTGTTGAATTGGTAGATCCTCCGCCTGGTGAAAACCAGCCGCGTGTAATTTTGGTCAACAAAAGAGTGCTGAAGCCTGGTGATGGAAGTTGTAAGACCCTTAGCTCAGCTCAATGTAATGTCAGGGACAATAACCTCACCCGAACACCACAAAATGATAAGAAGCATCCATCTTTGATGTCAACCCCTGAAGTAAATTCTAAGCCACTAAGTTCTTCTCAAAGTATTGACAGGACCAGAAGCTTCACAGAGAATGTAAATGAAAATCCACCTACATTTTCTGTCTCATCTTCCCCATTGGTTGTGCTATCTGAGGACAAAAAGAAGTACCAAACGGCTGATGCGAGTGCACAGACAGAGTCACCAACAAAGCACACGGAAGTTGATGAAAGGGTTACCCCTGGAACTCCCTCTTCCTCAGAGGCGGCAAATGCTGTTAACAAAGATGGACTCCTTAAAAGGATCTGGATACTGTGGAATGGCCCTGAGAATGCCAAGTCTGAGGTTTCTCAAAATTGTGAAAGCGCTTCTGCTGAAGTGGTTGATGATTTGCGAATGCCTCTGCAAGAGCATAATGCTGATAACTGTATAGAAACTTCGAGGAGGATCCATAAGACCTCTTCCAAAGATGACCTCTCAAATGGCACCAATAGTACTGCAGCAGTAAGTGCTAATTTGTCAATTTCATCTGGCGATGACAATTCTGAAAAAATAAAGAGAGATCCATCAATTCTTGAAAATCCAGAACCATGCAGTAGACCTGCATCTGTTTCCACAGGTAAAGCTGGAGAGAAGGATTCTTCTGAAAAGAATAAGGGCATCTTTAGCTGGGCTTCGAGGTGGTGGACATTTGGAAAATCAGGTGCAGATAATAGTAGAACCGACAGAAATGTTGCTGATGAACCAACTGACTCAATTGAAGAATTTGAATCTTCAAATGCTTCAACTTGTGGAAGAGAGCAACAGGTGGTTAATGAAGTATTTGCAAAGGCTCACTTGTGGGATGTTTTGGAGCAACAGTTATCAAAACCTCTTGGGTCTGAGGTTGTTTTGAAAGCGAAGACAAG GGAGGAACTGGCACAAGGATTGCAGAAGCTAGGTTGTTGGCCTTTGAAAGGCCTCTTTGAGAAAGATCTGCATCATCTGGTACATTTGTTAATTTCGGAAAAGAAATGGATTGAAGAAACTACTTCAAGAATTTTCCCTTTCCGTCTTACCCTCCCTCACAGGAGAACATGTGTTCCATCGAATTCCAGCAAGTCCGCTGCTCTTAGTTCCATTTTTATCAAGGGGAGGCCCCAGAAGGGCAAATATGTGGATGATAACAGTAAGAAAAGCAAGCCTCTTACTAGGGAGGAGATACTGTCAGACTGTCACAAGGTGTTGAAGGAGCTTGTGTCGCAGCATAAATACGGATTCAACATCAGCATTTTCAAGCTTCGCTTTGCTCAGAAGCATGGATATGAGCTTGATCATCATAAGCTTGGGTATCCGGACCTTGCATCACTGTTGCAGATTATGCCTGGTGCAAGGATAAAATTCCCAAGGGTTCTACCTGCGGAAAATGGGAATGGCCTGCCTGGCAGCAAGGGAAGTGGAAACAAAAACAATGGCGATGACTTGACCTGGGAGGAGCTTGGTCCTGTATCTGCCACTACTGAAACTGCTGCTGCGGAGGTCGATAAGGAAATGTGCTACCGTCCTCCCACTCCTTCAGATGATGAATTCTCAGATAGCGACAATCAAACAGACCAACATCCTAGAACAAATGCTGAGCAGAGCTCGCTTCTCCAAATCATTGATTCGTGGAATAGTAGCAAGGATGATGTTTGTTGCAAGAGACCTCAAGACATTGACGGGCTTGTGGACTGTTCTAAGAGCAACCCGGATCATCTTGACAATCTGGCGGCAGGGAACGAGCAAAGGTCTACAAGGCTATCACGGAAGCAGTACTCTTTCGTGTCGGACtctgaagaagataaagagaagGATAAGCTGGTTGAGAGTGTCCTGGGCAGTCTGCAAAAGGCGCAGGGTTCAAAGTTGCGAAATTGA
- the LOC101776975 gene encoding tubby-like F-box protein 14 yields MSFRSIVRDVRDGLGSLSRRGFEVKLLGHRRGKSHGAVHELHDPAPVIQSSCWANLPPELLRDVIERLEASEATWPNRKNVVSCAAVCRTWREMCKEIVKNPEFSGKITFPVSLKQPGPRDATIQCFIKRDKSTQTYYLYLCLSTAVLVESGKFLLCAKRTSRPTCTEYTIFMNSENISRSSKMYIGKLRSNLLGTKFAIYDTQPPCNAAQPGKTSRRFYSRKVSPKVSSSTYNIAQVSYELNVLGTRGPRRMNCVMHSIPASSLEAGGTVPCQPDSVLTRPLDESFGSISFSKSSVMDHSMRFSSTRFSEVSMGSHRIGDMALGDNDECNERPLILRNKAPRWHEQLQCWCLNFRGRVTVASVKNFQLVAATQPSAGAPTPSQAAPAPPPEHEKVILQFGKVAKDMFTMDYRYPLSAFQAFAICLSSFDTKLACE; encoded by the exons ATGTCCTTCCGCAGCATTGTGCGTGATGTAAGGGATGGACTTGGGAGCTTGTCTCGAAGAGGGTTTGAGGTGAAACTTCTGGGCCACCGCAGAGGGAAATCTCATGGTGCTGTCCATGAGTTGCATGATCCAGCTCCGGTGATCCAGAGCAGTTGCTGGGCTAATTTGCCCCCTGAATTGCTTCGAGATGTAATCGAGAGGTTGGAGGCCAGTGAAGCCACATGGCCTAATAGGAAGAATGTTGTTTCTTGTGCGGCTGTTTGTCGAACCTGGAGAGAGATGTGCAAAGAGATTGTTAAGAATCCAGAGTTTTCTGGAAAAATCACTTTTCCTGTGTCCCTCAAGCAG CCTGGGCCTCGAGATGCAACCATCCAGTGCTTCATCAAAAGGGATAAATCTACCCAAACGTACTACCTATATCTGTGTCTTAGCACAG CTGTGCTTGTTGAAAGTGGCAAGTTCCTCTTATGCGCAAAACGAACCTCCCGGCCAACCTGTACAGAATATACGATATTTATGAACTCTGAAAATATATCTAGATCAAGCAAAATGTACATCGGAAAGCTGAG GTCAAATCTCCTCGGCACAAAGTTTGCAATATATGATACCCAGCCTCCATGCAATGCAGCACAACCAGGGAAAACAAGCCGTAggttctactccaggaaggtgTCGCCAAAGGTCTCTTCCAGCACCTATAACATAGCACAGGTTTCATATGAGCTGAATGTCTTGGGTACTCGGGGCCCTAGGCGGATGAACTGTGTTATGCATTCCATCCCTGCCTCATCCCTTGAGGCTGGTGGCACTGTTCCATGCCAGCCAGACAGTGTCCTCACCCGCCCCCTTGATGAGTCATTTGGCAGCATTTCCTTCTCCAAGTCATCTGTTATGGATCATTCCATGCGTTTCAGCAGCACAAGATTCTCCGAAGTCTCCATGGGCAGCCACCGGATTGGAGACATGGCATTGGGTGACAATGATGAGTGCAATGAGAGGCCATTGATTCTCCGCAACAAGGCCCCAAGATGGCACGAGCAGTTGCAATGCTGGTGCCTCAATTTTAGGGGCAGAGTAACAGTCGCATCTGTCAAGAACTTCCAGCTTGTAGCCGCAACACAGCCCTCTGCTGGGGCCCCAACCCCGTCACAGGCTGCCCCAGCACCGCCACCAGAGCATGAAAAGGTGATCCTACAATTTGGGAAGGTGGCCAAGGATATGTTCACAATGGACTACCGTTATCCACTCTCAGCCTTCCAGGCCTTTGCAATCTGCCTGAGCAGCTTTGACACCAAGCTGGCCTGCGAATAA
- the LOC101777650 gene encoding uncharacterized protein LOC101777650 — protein sequence MEGNNLPSGSLMQGTNYGSLDLHHNHMQMHAPNSGNQGFNHSQMPSNFPIHLNQVTDSDQLSEFQFGEHGKANHHHQHHNQQHTKISMSDDEEHGVNEDATDSQTGKGKKGSAWHRMKWTDSMVKLLITAASYTGEDPGADSGGRRNCAMMQKKGKWKAISKVMGQRGCLVSPQQCEDKFNDLNKRYKRLTDLLGRGTTCRIVANPELLDSMANLSDKTKDDARKILSSKHLFYEEMCSYHNNNRFSLPEDPALQRSLQLALKCKDEHDTRRRASGDADEDDQSADTDYEEENDDEHPVVHVNKGTLPVHKRMRYMADQEDVGFGNSSSSHDCSRRSDPLSITVDINKVFPDGTNLALVQKDLATQSAEIEKQRMEIEAEALELAKQRHKWERFSKKKDRELEKMRLENEQMKIENRRLELEVRHKELELELRLKGNRSQAWHDNI from the coding sequence ATGGAAGGAAATAACCTACCCTCTGGAAGCTTGATGCAAGGAACAAATTATGGTAGTTTAGACTTGCATCACAACCACATGCAAATGCATGCTCCAAACTCTGGAAACCAGGGCTTCAACCACTCTCAGATGCCCAGCAATTTCCCCATTCATCTGAATCAGGTTACAGATTCTGATCAGCTGTCTGAATTTCAATTTGGAGAACATGGCAAGGCCAACCACCATCACCAACACCACAACCAGCAGCACACAAAGATTAGCATGAGCGATGATGAGGAACATGGTGTCAATGAGGATGCCACTGATAGCCAGACCGGCAAGGGCAAGAAGGGCTCGGCATGGCATCGGATGAAGTGGACTGATTCAATGGTTAAGCTTTTAATTACTGCAGCATCTTACACCGGGGAGGATCCAGGAGCTGATTCAGGAGGTAGGAGGAACTGTGCAATGATGCAGAAGAAAGGCAAGTGGAAGGCCATATCAAAAGTCATGGGTCAGCGAGGTTGTCTTGTATCGCCACAGCAGTGTGAGGATAAGTTCAATGACCTCAATAAGAGGTATAAGAGGCTTACAGATCTCCTTGGTCGGGGTACTACTTGCAGAATTGTGGCGAATCCAGAACTTCTGGATAGCATGGCTAATCTCTCAGATAAGACAAAAGATGATGCAAGGAAGATATTGAGCTCTAAGCACTTGTTCTATGAGGAGATGTGCTCCTACCACAACAATAACCGGTTTAGTTTACCTGAAGATCCTGCACTTCAGCGCTCATTGCAGCTTGCTCTGAAGTGTAAAGATGAGCATGATACAAGGAGGAGAGCGAGTGGAGATGCTGATGAAGATGATCAAAGTGCGGACACTGATTATGAGGAAGAGAATGATGATGAGCATCCCGTGGTGCATGTCAATAAAGGGACCCTGCCTGTGCATAAAAGAATGCGGTACATGGCGGATCAGGAGGATGTAGGTTTTGGCAACTCTTCCAGCTCACATGACTGTAGCAGGAGATCCGATCCCCTTAGCATTACAGTGGATATTAACAAAGTTTTCCCGGATGGAACTAACTTAGCTTTGGTGCAAAAAGACTTGGCTACACAGTCTGCGGAGATTGAGAAACAGCGCATGGAAATTGAAGCTGAGGCGCTGGAGCTTGCAAAGCAACGCCACAAGTGGGAGAGGTTTAGTAAGAAGAAGGACAGAGAACTAGAAAAGATGAGGTTGGAGAATGAACAAATGAAGATTGAGAATAGACGTTTGGAGCTGGAGGTAAGACACAAGGAGCTGGAGCTTGAACTCAGGCTAAAAGGGAATCGCAGTCAGGCGTGGCACGATAACATCTAA
- the LOC111257972 gene encoding disease resistance protein RGA2-like: MPPCGRTDRDRDHGGGGDPGGGGATLRAVAERIRSKSYLIVIDDVIQDRWQVIKCAFPDDNKGSRLQGIHKLFQLKYLGLGGGVPALPKQIEELENLETLDIRPTRVRQLAVDDGDFQRLAHLLVTGVELPSGVGKMKNLQELSMVDVSKSNAAAVEELGELLKLRILGLKWSLKKGDKDCAACEQNLVDALNKLTLQHLCLDADKDCSLDFLVESWCPSSKLREFKLACSHYYFPHVPKTMARAELPRLTYLEIGMATVSNEDLDILGGLRALIILKLRSGDSDKQRVVIGGQAGFPLLELFWLERRDGAITVTGLSFKERAMPKLRKLRLRCKYNALGLGAALAGPELGLGNLGSLKQVHVKMDLEGVADPEVEAAVAAVTKAANVPSKCRLEISRLPLSF; this comes from the exons ATGCCTCCTTGTGGGCGCACCGACCGGGACAGagaccacggcggcggcggagacccTGGTGGTGGCGGGGCGACCTTGCGAGCGGTGGCGGAGCGAATCAGGAGCAAATC GTACTTGATTGTAATTGATGATGTGATTCAAGACAGATGGCAGGTCATCAAATGTGCATTCCCTGATGACAACAAAGGGAGCCGG CTCCAGGGCATACACAAGCTGTTCCAGCTCAAGTACCTGGGGCTTGGAGGAGGGGTACCTGCGCTCCCGAAACAGATTGAGGAACTGGAGAATTTGGAGACCCTGGATATAAGGCCGACGAGGGTCCGGCAATTGGCGGTGGATGATGGTGATTTCCAGAGGCTGGCGCATCTCCTGGTGACAGGCGTCGAGCTGCCGAGCGGCGTGGGCAAGATGAAGAACCTGCAGGAACTGTCGATGGTGGACGTAAGCAAGAGCAACGCAGCAGCAGTTGAGGAACTCGGCGAGCTGCTGAAGCTAAGGATCCTTGGGCTCAAGTGGAGCCTAAAGAAGGGTGACAAGGACTGCGCAGCTTGCGAGCAGAACCTGGTCGATGCTCTGAACAAGCTCACGCTTCAGCATCTGTGCCTCGATGCTGACAAGGACTGCTCCCTCGATTTCCTGGTGGAGTCCTGGTGCCCGTCATCGAAACTTCGGGAGTTCAAGCTGGCCTGCTCACACTACTACTTCCCCCATGTCCCGAAGACGATGGCGAGAGCAGAACTCCCCAGGCTCACCTACTTGGAGATTGGGATGGCCACGGTAAGCAACGAGGATTTGGACATCCTCGGGGGCCTACGTGCCCTGATCATCCTCAAGCTACGTTCCGGAGACAGCGACAAGCAAAGGGTCGTCATCGGTGGCCAAGCTGGGTTCCCGCTCCTGGAGCTGTTCTGGTTAGAGCGCCGTGACGGAGCCATCACCGTCACCGGCCTGTCATTCAAGGAGAGGGCCATGCCGAAGCTCCGGAAGCTCCGTCTCCGGTGCAAGTACAACGCGTTGGGACTGGGAGCTGCACTTGCAGGTCCGGAGCTTGGCCTCGGAAACCTCGGCAGCCTGAAGCAGGTCCATGTCAAGATGGACCTCGAGGGCGTTGCGGATCCAGAAGTGGAGGCCGCCGTGGCTGCCGTCACAAAAGCAGCCAACGTGCCTTCCAAATGCAGGCTGGAGATCAGC AGGCTTCCACTCTCGTTCTAG
- the LOC101778597 gene encoding pentatricopeptide repeat-containing protein At4g15720, with translation MAAPSSSTATLTPVLIHLLRGASDLASVAATHAKLFKAGFSSTLASSNHLLAAYCRCGAMSRARDLFDGMRDRDVVSWTTLMSGYAASGRPREAISLLRDMQFSGVQPNVVTLSTATSVCARLADEGLGRQVHARAEVAGCARDAVVATALVDMYGKAGRVEDSRAVFDGMAAPARNAVSWGAMLAVYAQNALGNEAIQLFAELRINGSGLAPNHFMLSSVVSACASVVRLSIGKCVHGAVLRLGHGNNEVIAVALVDMYSKCGCYEYSRKVFDRIEQPSLIPYTSIIVAVAKYGLGRCALALLGEMVDRGVQPNDVTLLGVMHACSHSGLVDTGLQLLHSMQSKYGIAPCPSHYTCAVDMLGRAGRFEEAFELAKEAQVAGNEALLLWNSLLSACRTHKRLDLATLAGQRVSEFNQDVAGGLVVMSNAYASAGQTDNAAAVRSSMRRRGIRKDPGCSWIEVKDIPYVFYAGAISCAGARADEVLMLLDELECKMREKGYKGRLGSARVSDAHEDDGDEGKGVMVGVHSEILALGFGLLVVPKGMPIRVMKNLRMCCDCHEAFKLISGIVEREFVVRDLNRFHHFEMGSCSCNDYW, from the coding sequence ATGGCAGCGCCCTCATCCTCAACTGCCACGCTCACGCCGGTGCTGATCCACCTCCTGCGCGGCGCCTCCGACCTCGCGTCCGTCGCCGCCACCCACGCCAAGCTCTTCAAGGCCGGATTCTCGTCCACGCTCGCCTCCTCCAACCACCTCCTCGCTGCTTACTGCCGCTGCGGCGCGATGAGCCGCGCCCGCGACCTGTTCGACGGAATGCGGGACCGGGATGTCGTCTCCTGGACGACGCTCATGTCGGGGTACGCCGCCTCCGGCAGGCCCCGGGAGGCCATCTCCCTCCTCCGTGACATGCAGTTTAGCGGCGTGCAGCCTAACGTGGTCACCCTATCGACGGCCACCAGCGTGTGCGCGCGCCTCGCGGATGAAGGGCTAGGCAGGCAGGTGCACGCCCGCGCAGAGGTCGCCGGGTGCGCGCgcgacgccgtcgtcgccacCGCACTCGTCGACATGTATGGCAAGGCCGGCCGCGTTGAGGACTCGCGCGCGGTGTTCGATggcatggcggcgccggcgaggaacgCCGTGTCGTGGGGCGCGATGCTGGCTGTGTACGCGCAGAATGCGCTCGGGAACGAGGCGATCCAGCTCTTCGCCGAGCTCAGGATAAATGGCAGTGGTCTGGCGCCCAACCACTTCATGCTGTCCAGCGTCGTGAGCGCGTGCGCCAGTGTGGTACGTCTCAGCATTGGCAAGTGCGTCCATGGTGCAGTTCTCCGGCTTGGGCATGGAAACAACGAAGTGATTGCGGTGGCTCTGGTTGACATGTACTCCAAGTGTGGGTGCTATGAATACTCAAGGAAGGTGTTCGACAGGATTGAGCAGCCATCCCTCATCCCGTACACCTCCATCATCGTCGCAGTAGCAAAGTACGGCCTTGGGAGGTGTGCACTTGCTTTGTTGGGTGAGATGGTCGATCGAGGTGTGCAGCCAAATGATGTCACTCTGCTTGGCGTCATGCATGCTTGCAGCCACTCTGGTCTCGTTGACACTGGCCTCCAGCTCCTCCACTCCATGCAGAGCAAATACGGCATTGCTCCGTGCCCCAGCCACTACACATGTGCGGTTGACATGCTCGGTAGGGCAGGGCGGTTCGAGGAGGCATTCGAGCTGGCCAAGGAGGCTCAAGTTGCAGGCAATGAAGCCCTCCTTCTGTGGAACTCCTTGCTTTCAGCTTGCCGGACACATAAGCGCTTGGACCTAGCAACCTTGGCTGGCCAGAGGGTGTCAGAGTTCAACCAAGATGTAGCAGGTGGACTGGTAGTGATGTCAAATGCATACGCTTCAGCTGGTCAGACTGACAACGCTGCTGCTGTCCGGTCAAGCATGAGGCGACGCGGCATACGGAAGGATCCCGGGTGCAGCTGGATTGAAGTAAAGGATATCCCCTATGTGTTCTATGCTGGCGCAATATCATGTGCTGGTGCAAGGGCAGATGAAGTGCTGATGTTGCTAGATGAGTTGGAGTGTAAGATGAGGGAGAAGGGTTACAAAGGGAGATTAGGGAGTGCTAGAGTATCTGATGCCCATGAAGATGATGGGGATGAAGGGAAAGGTGTAATGGTTGGAGTGCATAGCGAGATTTTGGCTTTAGGATTTGGTTTGCTGGTTGTCCCAAAGGGGATGCCCATCAGAGTGATGAAGAACCTGAGGATGTGCTGTGACTGCCATGAGGCGTTCAAGCTCATCAGTGGCATTGTTGAGAGGGAGTTTGTGGTCAGGGATCTGAATAGGTTCCACCATTTCGAGATGGGTTCATGTTCTTGCAACGACTACTGGTGA